Proteins from one Mustela erminea isolate mMusErm1 chromosome 20, mMusErm1.Pri, whole genome shotgun sequence genomic window:
- the ECI1 gene encoding enoyl-CoA delta isomerase 1, mitochondrial — protein sequence MALAVGMRVLTRSLLRPWVRGPGATPGRTGPVAGGGDCVRCFGSPRVLVEPDPAAGFAVMKMRNPPVNSLSLEFLTEMLISLEKLESDKAFHAIIITSDCPGIFSAGLDLTEMCGRDPTHYAEYWKAVQELWLRFYLSHLVVISAINGVSPAGGCLLALSSDYRVLADNPKYAIGLNETLLGIVAPFWFKDTLVNTVGHRVAERALQLGLLFPPAEALRVGVVDQVVPEDQVQSAARSVLAQWLAIPGHARQLTKTLMRKPTADRLLKERDADIQNFVRFISRDAIQKALCAYLEKLKQKKS from the exons ATGGCGCTGGCGGTGGGAATGCGCGTCCTGACGCGTTCCCTGCTGCGACCCT GGGTCCGGGGCCCCGGGGCGACCCCGGGGCGGACTGGGCCGGTGGCCGGCGGCGGGGACTGCGTGCGGTGCTTCGGGAGCCCGCGGGTGCTGGTGGAGCCTGACCCGGCGGCAG GGTTCGCTGTGATGAAGATGAGGAACCCACCCGTGAACAGCCTCAGCCTGGAGTTCCTGACCGAGATGCTCATCAGCCTGGAGAAGCTGGAGAGCGACAAGGCCTTCCACGCCATCATCATCACTTCG GACTGCCCCGGCATCTTCTCCGCCGGCCTGGACCTGACGGAGATGTGCGGGAGGGACCCCACACACTACGCCGAGTACTGGAAGGCCGTGCAGGAGCTGTGGCTACGGTTCTACCTGTCCCACCTGGTGGTGATCTCGGCTATCAAC GGAGTCAGCCCCGCTGGGGGCTGCCTGTTGGCCCTCTCCTCGGACTACCGGGTCCTGGCTGACAACCCCAAGTATGCCATAGGCCTGAACGAGACTCTGCTGGGCATCGTCGCCCCCTTCTG GTTCAAAGACACGCTGGTGAACACCGTCGGGCACCGCGTCGCGGAGCGCGCCCTGCAGCTGGGCCTGCTCTTCCCACCCGCGGAGGCACTCCGGGTGGGCGTGGTAGACCAGGTTGTGCCCGAAGACCAGGTGCAGAGCGCCGCGCGGTCAGTGCTGGCCCAGTGGCTGGCCATCCCGG GCCACGCCCGGCAGCTGACCAAGACCCTAATGCGCAAGCCCACAGCCGACCGCCTGCTCAAGGAGCGTGATGCAGACATCCAGAACTTCGTCCGCTTCATCTCCAGAGACGCCATCCAGAAGGCCCTGTGCGCCTACTTAGAGAAGCTCAAACAGAAGAAAAGCTAA
- the DNASE1L2 gene encoding deoxyribonuclease-1-like 2 isoform X2 — translation MGGPQVLLAALWVLGAAGAAALRIGAFNIQSFGDSKVTDPACGSIIAQILAGYDITLVQEVRDPDLSAVSALMEQINSVSRHKYSFVSSEPLGRDQYKEMYLFVYRKDAVSVVDTYQYPDPEDAFSREPFVVKFSAPGSAAGELVLIPLHAAPHRAVAEIDALYDVYLDVIDKWGTDDLLFLGDFNADCNYVRERDWPSVRLRSSEVFKWLIPDSADTTVGNSDCAYDRIVACGARLRRSLKPQSATVHNFQEEFGLDQAQALAISDHFPVEVTLKSH, via the exons ATGGGTGGGCCCCAGGTCCTACTGGCCGCGCTCTGGGTCCTGGGGGCCGCAGGAGCTGCCGCGCTGCGCATTGGAGCTTTCAACATCCAGAGCTTTGGCGACAGCAAAGTGACGGACCCGGCCTGTGGCAGCATCATTGCGCAA ATCCTGGCTGGCTATGACATCACGCTGGTGCAGGAGGTGCGAGACCCAGACCTGAGCGCTGTGTCCGCTCTCATGGAGCAGATCAacag CGTGTCCAGGCACAAGTACAGCTTCGTGAGCAGCGAGCCCCTGGGTCGGGACCAGTACAAGGAAATGTACCTGTTTGTTTACAG GAAGGACGCGGTGTCGGTGGTGGACACGTACCAGTACCCGGACCCGGAGGACGCCTTCAGCCGTGAACCGTTTGTGGTCAAGTTCTCTGCCCCCGGCTCAG CTGCCGGGGAGTTGGTGCTCATCCCGCTGCACGCGGCGCCGCATCGGGCCGTGGCGGAGATCGATGCTCTCTACGACGTGTACCTGGACGTGATCGACAAGTGGGGCACGGAC GACTTACTGTTCCTGGGCGACTTCAACGCCGACTGCAACTACGTGCGGGAGCGCGACTGGCCTTCCGTCCGCCTGCGCAGCAGTGAGGTCTTCAAGTGGCTCATCCCAGACAGCGCTGACACCACCGTGGGCAACTCGGACTGCGCCTATGACCGCATCGTGGCGTGCGGCGCCCGCCTGCGCAGGAGCCTCAAGCCCCAGTCGGCCACCGTGCACAACTTCCAGGAGGAGTTCGGCCTGGACCAGGCTCAG GCCCTCGCCATCAGTGACCATTTTCCTGTGGAGGTGACTCTGAAGTCGCACTGA
- the DNASE1L2 gene encoding deoxyribonuclease-1-like 2 isoform X1: MGGPQVLLAALWVLGAAGAAALRIGAFNIQSFGDSKVTDPACGSIIAQILAGYDITLVQEVRDPDLSAVSALMEQINSVSRHKYSFVSSEPLGRDQYKEMYLFVYRKDAVSVVDTYQYPDPEDAFSREPFVVKFSAPGSAAGELVLIPLHAAPHRAVAEIDALYDVYLDVIDKWGTDDLLFLGDFNADCNYVRERDWPSVRLRSSEVFKWLIPDSADTTVGNSDCAYDRIVACGARLRRSLKPQSATVHNFQEEFGLDQAQVSAAAGAGARPSLHQRPRTQSP, encoded by the exons ATGGGTGGGCCCCAGGTCCTACTGGCCGCGCTCTGGGTCCTGGGGGCCGCAGGAGCTGCCGCGCTGCGCATTGGAGCTTTCAACATCCAGAGCTTTGGCGACAGCAAAGTGACGGACCCGGCCTGTGGCAGCATCATTGCGCAA ATCCTGGCTGGCTATGACATCACGCTGGTGCAGGAGGTGCGAGACCCAGACCTGAGCGCTGTGTCCGCTCTCATGGAGCAGATCAacag CGTGTCCAGGCACAAGTACAGCTTCGTGAGCAGCGAGCCCCTGGGTCGGGACCAGTACAAGGAAATGTACCTGTTTGTTTACAG GAAGGACGCGGTGTCGGTGGTGGACACGTACCAGTACCCGGACCCGGAGGACGCCTTCAGCCGTGAACCGTTTGTGGTCAAGTTCTCTGCCCCCGGCTCAG CTGCCGGGGAGTTGGTGCTCATCCCGCTGCACGCGGCGCCGCATCGGGCCGTGGCGGAGATCGATGCTCTCTACGACGTGTACCTGGACGTGATCGACAAGTGGGGCACGGAC GACTTACTGTTCCTGGGCGACTTCAACGCCGACTGCAACTACGTGCGGGAGCGCGACTGGCCTTCCGTCCGCCTGCGCAGCAGTGAGGTCTTCAAGTGGCTCATCCCAGACAGCGCTGACACCACCGTGGGCAACTCGGACTGCGCCTATGACCGCATCGTGGCGTGCGGCGCCCGCCTGCGCAGGAGCCTCAAGCCCCAGTCGGCCACCGTGCACAACTTCCAGGAGGAGTTCGGCCTGGACCAGGCTCAGGTGAGCgctgcggcgggggcgggggcgcgcccCTCCCTGCACCAGCGCCCCAGAACACAGAGCCCTTAA
- the E4F1 gene encoding transcription factor E4F1 isoform X2, translated as MEGAMAVRVTAAHTAEARAEAGREAGEGGVAAAAAAAAALAPGGFLGLPAPFSEEDEDDVHRCGRCQAEFTALEDFVQHKLQKVCQRATQEASPAAPAAGALLGQEVVPAVASPEEPITVAHIVVEAAALTADMSHTPDIVGGGHIKEVIVAAEAEPGDGEMAEAPGSPSHRGPVLGGEGQQAQVKLLVNEEGRYVCVLCHKTFKTGSILKAHMVTHSSRKDHECKLCGASFRTKGSLIRHHRRHTDERPYKCAKCGKSFRESGALTRHLKSLTPCTEKIRFSMSKDVLVGKEDPPAAQRGSGSTMGTVPSSSVSGEPMETSPVIHLVTDAKGTVIHEVHVQMQELPLGMKGLAAEPPGPEELPCSSESGRENLLHQAMQNSGIVLERVTGEEGALEPAPPTAPSPQALGDGTPELPLLEVEPVETVASGASTVPRTHPCPQCSETFPTAATLEAHKRGHAGPRPFTCVQCGKAFPKAYLLKKHQEVHVRERRFRCGDCGKLYKTIAHVRGHRRVHSDERPYPCPECGKCYKTKNAQQVHFRTHLEEKPHVCPFCSRGFREKGSLVRHVRHHTGEKPFKCYRCGRGFAEHGTLNRHLRTKGGCLLEVEELLVSEENPTAAATVLAEDPHTVLVEFSSVVADTQEYIIEAAADDAETHEAAEIIEGTQTEVDSHIMKVVQQIVHQASAGHQIIVQNVTMDQEAGLGPEAAAADTITIATPESLTEQVAMTLASAISEGTVLTARAGATGTEQATVTMVSSEDIEILEHAGELVIASPEGQLEVQTVIV; from the exons ATGGAGGGCGCGATGGCAGTGCGGGTGACGGCCGCGCATACGGCAGAAGCCCGGGCCGAAGCCGGGCGGGAGGCGGGCGAGGGCGGggtcgcggcggcggcggcggcggcggcggccttGGCCCCTGGCGGCTTCCTAGGCCTCCCGGCGCCCTTTAGCGAGGAAG ATGAGGATGACGTGCACAGATGTGGCCGCTGCCAGGCGGAGTTCACTGCTTTGGAAGACTTTGTTCAGCACAAGCTCCAGAAGGTGTGCCAGCGGGCCACCCAGGAGGCCTCGCCTGCAGCCCCTGCTGCTGGTGCGCTGCTGGGCCAGGAG GTGGTGCCAGCGGTGGCGAGCCCGGAGGAGCCCATCACTGTGGCCCACATCGTGGTGGAGGCGGCCGCTTTGACAGCAGACATGAGCCACACACCTGACATCGTCG GCGGCGGACACATCAAAGAGGTCATCGTGGCTGCCGAGGCAGAGCCAGGGGACGGCGAGATGGCAGAAGCCCCGGGCAGCCCCAGCCATCGGGGGCCTGTGCTCGGCGGGGAGGGCCAGCAGGCTCAGGTGAAGCTGCTGGTGAACGAGGAAGGCCGCTACGTGTGTGTGCTGTGCCACAAGACCTTCAAGACG ggcAGCATCCTCAAGGCCCACATGGTGACCCACAGTAGCCGCAAGGACCATGAGTGCAAGCTGTGCGGGGCCTCCTTCCGGACCAAGGGCTCACTCATCCGGCACCACCGGCGGCACACGG ATGAGCGCCCCTATAAGTGTGCCAAGTGTGGGAAGAGCTTCCGGGAGTCAGGTGCACTGACCCGGCACCTCAAGTCTCTCACCCCATGCACAGAGAAAATCCGCTTCAGCATGAGCAAGGATGTGCTTGTCGGCAAGGAGGACCCGCCCGCAGCCCAGCGAG GGTCTGGCTCCACCATGGGGACGGTCCCATCTTCATCAGTGTCGGGAGAACCTATGGAGACCTCTCCTGTGATTCACCTGGTGACAGATGCCAAGGGCACGGTCATCCATGAAGTCCACGTCCAGATGCAAGAGCTGCCCCTGGGCATGAAAGGCCTGGCTGCAGAG CCCCCGGGCCCCGAGGAGCTTCCCTGTTCCAGCGAGAGTGGCCGTGAGAACCTGCTGCACCAGGCCATGCAGAACTCCGGCATTGTCCTTGAGCGCGTCACCGGAGAGGAGGGGGCcctggagccagcccctcccaccgcACCCagtccccaggccctgggagaCGGTACCCCAGAGCTGCCGCTGCTGGAGGTGGAGCCCGTGGAGACA gtgGCCAGTGGGGCCTCCACTGTGCCCAGGACCCACCCGTGCCCTCAGTGCAGTGAGACCTTCCCGACGGCGGCCACCCTGGAAGCCCACAAAAGGGGCCATGCAG GGCCAAGGCCATTCACGTGCGTGCAGTGCGGCAAGGCCTTCCCCAAGGCCTACCTGCTCAAGAAGCACCAGGAGGTCCACGTGCGTGAGCGCCGCTTCCGCTGTGGAGACTGTGGGAAGCTCTACAAGACCATCGCCCACGTCCGTGGCCACCGGCGCGTCCACTCTGACGAGCGGCCCTACCCGTGTCCCGAGTGTGGCAAGTGCTACAAGACCAAG AATGCCCAGCAGGTGCACTTCCGGACGCACCTGGAGGAGAAGCCGCACGTGTGCCCGTTCTGCAGCAGAGGCTTCCGGGAGAAGGGCTCCCTGGTGCGGCACGTGCGGCACCACACGGGGGAGAAGCCCTTCAAGTGTTACAGGTGTGGCCGCGGCTTTGCTGAGCACGGCACGCTTAACCGGCACTTGCGCACGAAAG GGGGCTGCCTGCTGGAGGTAGAAGAGCTGCTGGTGTCCGAGGAGAACCCCACAGCAGCCGCCACCGTGCTCGCCGAGGACCCGCACACCGTGCTGGTGGAGTTCTCGTCCGTGGTGGCGGACACCCAGGAGTACATCATCGAA GCCGCTGCGGATGACGCAGAGACCCATGAAGCCGCGGAGATCATCGAGGGCACCCAGACGGAG GTGGACAGCCACATCATGAAGGTGGTGCAGCAAATTGTGCACCAGGCCAGTGCTGGGCACCAGATCATCGTGCAGAATGTGACCATGGACCAGGAGGCAGGACTGGGCCCAGAGGCGGCTGCAGCCGACACCATCACCATCGCTACACCCGAGAGCCTGACAGAGCAGGTGGCCATGACGCTGGCCTCGGCCATCAGCGAGGGCACTGTGCTCACGGCCCGTGCGGGCGCCACTGGCACCGAGCAGGCCACTGTGACTATGGTTTCGTCAGAGGACATTGAGATCCTGGAGCACGCCGGCGAGCTGGTCATCGCGTCCCCCGAGGGCCAGCTCGAGGTGCAAACGGTTATTGTCTAG
- the E4F1 gene encoding transcription factor E4F1 isoform X1 has product MEGAMAVRVTAAHTAEARAEAGREAGEGGVAAAAAAAAALAPGGFLGLPAPFSEEDEDDVHRCGRCQAEFTALEDFVQHKLQKVCQRATQEASPAAPAAGALLGQEVVPAVASPEEPITVAHIVVEAAALTADMSHTPDIVGGGHIKEVIVAAEAEPGDGEMAEAPGSPSHRGPVLGGEGQQAQVKLLVNEEGRYVCVLCHKTFKTGSILKAHMVTHSSRKDHECKLCGASFRTKGSLIRHHRRHTDERPYKCAKCGKSFRESGALTRHLKSLTPCTEKIRFSMSKDVLVGKEDPPAAQRGSGSTMGTVPSSSVSGEPMETSPVIHLVTDAKGTVIHEVHVQMQELPLGMKGLAAEPPGPEELPCSSESGRENLLHQAMQNSGIVLERVTGEEGALEPAPPTAPSPQALGDGTPELPLLEVEPVETQVASGASTVPRTHPCPQCSETFPTAATLEAHKRGHAGPRPFTCVQCGKAFPKAYLLKKHQEVHVRERRFRCGDCGKLYKTIAHVRGHRRVHSDERPYPCPECGKCYKTKNAQQVHFRTHLEEKPHVCPFCSRGFREKGSLVRHVRHHTGEKPFKCYRCGRGFAEHGTLNRHLRTKGGCLLEVEELLVSEENPTAAATVLAEDPHTVLVEFSSVVADTQEYIIEAAADDAETHEAAEIIEGTQTEVDSHIMKVVQQIVHQASAGHQIIVQNVTMDQEAGLGPEAAAADTITIATPESLTEQVAMTLASAISEGTVLTARAGATGTEQATVTMVSSEDIEILEHAGELVIASPEGQLEVQTVIV; this is encoded by the exons ATGGAGGGCGCGATGGCAGTGCGGGTGACGGCCGCGCATACGGCAGAAGCCCGGGCCGAAGCCGGGCGGGAGGCGGGCGAGGGCGGggtcgcggcggcggcggcggcggcggcggccttGGCCCCTGGCGGCTTCCTAGGCCTCCCGGCGCCCTTTAGCGAGGAAG ATGAGGATGACGTGCACAGATGTGGCCGCTGCCAGGCGGAGTTCACTGCTTTGGAAGACTTTGTTCAGCACAAGCTCCAGAAGGTGTGCCAGCGGGCCACCCAGGAGGCCTCGCCTGCAGCCCCTGCTGCTGGTGCGCTGCTGGGCCAGGAG GTGGTGCCAGCGGTGGCGAGCCCGGAGGAGCCCATCACTGTGGCCCACATCGTGGTGGAGGCGGCCGCTTTGACAGCAGACATGAGCCACACACCTGACATCGTCG GCGGCGGACACATCAAAGAGGTCATCGTGGCTGCCGAGGCAGAGCCAGGGGACGGCGAGATGGCAGAAGCCCCGGGCAGCCCCAGCCATCGGGGGCCTGTGCTCGGCGGGGAGGGCCAGCAGGCTCAGGTGAAGCTGCTGGTGAACGAGGAAGGCCGCTACGTGTGTGTGCTGTGCCACAAGACCTTCAAGACG ggcAGCATCCTCAAGGCCCACATGGTGACCCACAGTAGCCGCAAGGACCATGAGTGCAAGCTGTGCGGGGCCTCCTTCCGGACCAAGGGCTCACTCATCCGGCACCACCGGCGGCACACGG ATGAGCGCCCCTATAAGTGTGCCAAGTGTGGGAAGAGCTTCCGGGAGTCAGGTGCACTGACCCGGCACCTCAAGTCTCTCACCCCATGCACAGAGAAAATCCGCTTCAGCATGAGCAAGGATGTGCTTGTCGGCAAGGAGGACCCGCCCGCAGCCCAGCGAG GGTCTGGCTCCACCATGGGGACGGTCCCATCTTCATCAGTGTCGGGAGAACCTATGGAGACCTCTCCTGTGATTCACCTGGTGACAGATGCCAAGGGCACGGTCATCCATGAAGTCCACGTCCAGATGCAAGAGCTGCCCCTGGGCATGAAAGGCCTGGCTGCAGAG CCCCCGGGCCCCGAGGAGCTTCCCTGTTCCAGCGAGAGTGGCCGTGAGAACCTGCTGCACCAGGCCATGCAGAACTCCGGCATTGTCCTTGAGCGCGTCACCGGAGAGGAGGGGGCcctggagccagcccctcccaccgcACCCagtccccaggccctgggagaCGGTACCCCAGAGCTGCCGCTGCTGGAGGTGGAGCCCGTGGAGACA caggtgGCCAGTGGGGCCTCCACTGTGCCCAGGACCCACCCGTGCCCTCAGTGCAGTGAGACCTTCCCGACGGCGGCCACCCTGGAAGCCCACAAAAGGGGCCATGCAG GGCCAAGGCCATTCACGTGCGTGCAGTGCGGCAAGGCCTTCCCCAAGGCCTACCTGCTCAAGAAGCACCAGGAGGTCCACGTGCGTGAGCGCCGCTTCCGCTGTGGAGACTGTGGGAAGCTCTACAAGACCATCGCCCACGTCCGTGGCCACCGGCGCGTCCACTCTGACGAGCGGCCCTACCCGTGTCCCGAGTGTGGCAAGTGCTACAAGACCAAG AATGCCCAGCAGGTGCACTTCCGGACGCACCTGGAGGAGAAGCCGCACGTGTGCCCGTTCTGCAGCAGAGGCTTCCGGGAGAAGGGCTCCCTGGTGCGGCACGTGCGGCACCACACGGGGGAGAAGCCCTTCAAGTGTTACAGGTGTGGCCGCGGCTTTGCTGAGCACGGCACGCTTAACCGGCACTTGCGCACGAAAG GGGGCTGCCTGCTGGAGGTAGAAGAGCTGCTGGTGTCCGAGGAGAACCCCACAGCAGCCGCCACCGTGCTCGCCGAGGACCCGCACACCGTGCTGGTGGAGTTCTCGTCCGTGGTGGCGGACACCCAGGAGTACATCATCGAA GCCGCTGCGGATGACGCAGAGACCCATGAAGCCGCGGAGATCATCGAGGGCACCCAGACGGAG GTGGACAGCCACATCATGAAGGTGGTGCAGCAAATTGTGCACCAGGCCAGTGCTGGGCACCAGATCATCGTGCAGAATGTGACCATGGACCAGGAGGCAGGACTGGGCCCAGAGGCGGCTGCAGCCGACACCATCACCATCGCTACACCCGAGAGCCTGACAGAGCAGGTGGCCATGACGCTGGCCTCGGCCATCAGCGAGGGCACTGTGCTCACGGCCCGTGCGGGCGCCACTGGCACCGAGCAGGCCACTGTGACTATGGTTTCGTCAGAGGACATTGAGATCCTGGAGCACGCCGGCGAGCTGGTCATCGCGTCCCCCGAGGGCCAGCTCGAGGTGCAAACGGTTATTGTCTAG
- the E4F1 gene encoding transcription factor E4F1 isoform X3: MEGAMAVRVTAAHTAEARAEAGREAGEGGVAAAAAAAAALAPGGFLGLPAPFSEEDEDDVHRCGRCQAEFTALEDFVQHKLQKVCQRATQEASPAAPAAGALLGQEVVPAVASPEEPITVAHIVVEAAALTADMSHTPDIVGGGHIKEVIVAAEAEPGDGEMAEAPGSPSHRGPVLGGEGQQAQVKLLVNEEGRYVCVLCHKTFKTGSILKAHMVTHSSRKDHECKLCGASFRTKGSLIRHHRRHTDERPYKCAKCGKSFRESGALTRHLKSLTPCTEKIRFSMSKDVLVGKEDPPAAQRGSGSTMGTVPSSSVSGEPMETSPVIHLVTDAKGTVIHEVHVQMQELPLGMKGLAAEPPGPEELPCSSESGRENLLHQAMQNSGIVLERVTGEEGALEPAPPTAPSPQALGDGTPELPLLEVEPVETQVASGASTVPRTHPCPQCSETFPTAATLEAHKRGHAGPRPFTCVQCGKAFPKAYLLKKHQEVHVRERRFRCGDCGKLYKTIAHVRGHRRVHSDERPYPCPECGKCYKTKNAQQVHFRTHLEEKPHVCPFCSRGFREKGSLVRHVRHHTGEKPFKCYRCGRGFAEHGTLNRHLRTKGGCLLEVEELLVSEENPTAAATVLAEDPHTVPLRMTQRPMKPRRSSRAPRRRWTATS, encoded by the exons ATGGAGGGCGCGATGGCAGTGCGGGTGACGGCCGCGCATACGGCAGAAGCCCGGGCCGAAGCCGGGCGGGAGGCGGGCGAGGGCGGggtcgcggcggcggcggcggcggcggcggccttGGCCCCTGGCGGCTTCCTAGGCCTCCCGGCGCCCTTTAGCGAGGAAG ATGAGGATGACGTGCACAGATGTGGCCGCTGCCAGGCGGAGTTCACTGCTTTGGAAGACTTTGTTCAGCACAAGCTCCAGAAGGTGTGCCAGCGGGCCACCCAGGAGGCCTCGCCTGCAGCCCCTGCTGCTGGTGCGCTGCTGGGCCAGGAG GTGGTGCCAGCGGTGGCGAGCCCGGAGGAGCCCATCACTGTGGCCCACATCGTGGTGGAGGCGGCCGCTTTGACAGCAGACATGAGCCACACACCTGACATCGTCG GCGGCGGACACATCAAAGAGGTCATCGTGGCTGCCGAGGCAGAGCCAGGGGACGGCGAGATGGCAGAAGCCCCGGGCAGCCCCAGCCATCGGGGGCCTGTGCTCGGCGGGGAGGGCCAGCAGGCTCAGGTGAAGCTGCTGGTGAACGAGGAAGGCCGCTACGTGTGTGTGCTGTGCCACAAGACCTTCAAGACG ggcAGCATCCTCAAGGCCCACATGGTGACCCACAGTAGCCGCAAGGACCATGAGTGCAAGCTGTGCGGGGCCTCCTTCCGGACCAAGGGCTCACTCATCCGGCACCACCGGCGGCACACGG ATGAGCGCCCCTATAAGTGTGCCAAGTGTGGGAAGAGCTTCCGGGAGTCAGGTGCACTGACCCGGCACCTCAAGTCTCTCACCCCATGCACAGAGAAAATCCGCTTCAGCATGAGCAAGGATGTGCTTGTCGGCAAGGAGGACCCGCCCGCAGCCCAGCGAG GGTCTGGCTCCACCATGGGGACGGTCCCATCTTCATCAGTGTCGGGAGAACCTATGGAGACCTCTCCTGTGATTCACCTGGTGACAGATGCCAAGGGCACGGTCATCCATGAAGTCCACGTCCAGATGCAAGAGCTGCCCCTGGGCATGAAAGGCCTGGCTGCAGAG CCCCCGGGCCCCGAGGAGCTTCCCTGTTCCAGCGAGAGTGGCCGTGAGAACCTGCTGCACCAGGCCATGCAGAACTCCGGCATTGTCCTTGAGCGCGTCACCGGAGAGGAGGGGGCcctggagccagcccctcccaccgcACCCagtccccaggccctgggagaCGGTACCCCAGAGCTGCCGCTGCTGGAGGTGGAGCCCGTGGAGACA caggtgGCCAGTGGGGCCTCCACTGTGCCCAGGACCCACCCGTGCCCTCAGTGCAGTGAGACCTTCCCGACGGCGGCCACCCTGGAAGCCCACAAAAGGGGCCATGCAG GGCCAAGGCCATTCACGTGCGTGCAGTGCGGCAAGGCCTTCCCCAAGGCCTACCTGCTCAAGAAGCACCAGGAGGTCCACGTGCGTGAGCGCCGCTTCCGCTGTGGAGACTGTGGGAAGCTCTACAAGACCATCGCCCACGTCCGTGGCCACCGGCGCGTCCACTCTGACGAGCGGCCCTACCCGTGTCCCGAGTGTGGCAAGTGCTACAAGACCAAG AATGCCCAGCAGGTGCACTTCCGGACGCACCTGGAGGAGAAGCCGCACGTGTGCCCGTTCTGCAGCAGAGGCTTCCGGGAGAAGGGCTCCCTGGTGCGGCACGTGCGGCACCACACGGGGGAGAAGCCCTTCAAGTGTTACAGGTGTGGCCGCGGCTTTGCTGAGCACGGCACGCTTAACCGGCACTTGCGCACGAAAG GGGGCTGCCTGCTGGAGGTAGAAGAGCTGCTGGTGTCCGAGGAGAACCCCACAGCAGCCGCCACCGTGCTCGCCGAGGACCCGCACACCGT GCCGCTGCGGATGACGCAGAGACCCATGAAGCCGCGGAGATCATCGAGGGCACCCAGACGGAG GTGGACAGCCACATCATGA